In Sphaerospermopsis torques-reginae ITEP-024, the genomic window GAAAAATACTCTCATAGCCGAATATACTACAAAATTGGTGATTGGTAATGGGTAATGGGTAATTGGTAATTGGTGATGGGTAATTGGCTAAATAAATAATATATAATTTTCAATTACATTAATTATAGATTTCTCGGAAAATCAGAAACATTAAAAAACAGTAACCGTCAATATCCAAGAACGAAGTTGAAAATAAACAATTACAATAATCTGGGATATGAATAAATTAGCAATTTTGACCTTGGGGACATTAAATTTATTAACCTTTGTTCCTACTTTGCCAATAATAGCGCAGGAAGTCAACACAGCCAAGCCATCTATTGAAAATAATGTTGAAAATCCTGTTAAAAATCCTGTTAAAAATCCTGTTGAAAATACAGATAACGGCGATTTAGATTATATCCAAAAAGTTGTAGAATCCAAATTAATGGATAACTTGCCCGATGGAAAATTTTATCCAGAAAAATTAATCAGTAGAGCAGAATTAGCAGCAATTTTAGTCAAAGCATTTTATTTAGATAAACGCCAAGCAGCGAAACAAGAAAAATCCATAAATGTACCAGATGTTCCGAAATATCATTGGGCATATCAAGATATTCAAACAGTGCTGAAAACTGATATTATGAAAGGATATAGGGGGAATATGTTTTTCCCAAACCAAAAAGTCACTAGGGCAGAAGGGTTAGCAATTTTTGCCCAAGCTTATGGAGTATTTCAATTTCCCGATAAAACTGTGAACGAGATTTTATCAAAATACCCTGATCAAAATTCTATACCGACATGGGCGAGAAAGGCGATCGCCACAGTCATAGCAGAAGGTTTTATCAACACAGACCCTAACGGAAATATTAACCCATTAAGTCCTATGACTCGCGGTGACATGGCCTACTTGTTAAGTAGATATTTGCAACGCCAGCAAAAACAGGCAGAAACACCTATAGTTCCCACTATTCTGCAATTTTAACGGAGAGGTGGGGTAGTAGGGGAAGTAGGGGAAGTAGGGGAAGTGGGGGAAGTGGGGGAGGCTCACAAGGGTAGGTATTTTACATTGTCGTGAGGGCAAGACTTGGAGGACAAGGAAGGACAGTGGACAAGGGCGGAAATCCGTACAAATAATGTACAATTGGTAACAAAAAGCGCCGCTCAACAGACCATTTTTTGTATAAAATCTTCCTTGTCTACGTTCCCTCCTTGTCTTCCTTGTCCTGCCTTAACAGATAATATTAAAAACCTACCCCTGTGAGGGTGGGGAGATGGGGTTAACAAGATATTACTTCTTGCCTCTTGCCTTTTGCCTTTCCCTATTCCCTATTCCCTATTCCCTATTCCCTATTCCCTTCCAAAGTTATAGTAATAAAACATTGGTAACAGTGAGATTTTTATAGTCCCGGAAGTGGGAAAATCAATTAATGCCAAAAAGTAGAGTTAGAGAGGAAAACCTTATAA contains:
- a CDS encoding S-layer homology domain-containing protein; translated protein: MNKLAILTLGTLNLLTFVPTLPIIAQEVNTAKPSIENNVENPVKNPVKNPVENTDNGDLDYIQKVVESKLMDNLPDGKFYPEKLISRAELAAILVKAFYLDKRQAAKQEKSINVPDVPKYHWAYQDIQTVLKTDIMKGYRGNMFFPNQKVTRAEGLAIFAQAYGVFQFPDKTVNEILSKYPDQNSIPTWARKAIATVIAEGFINTDPNGNINPLSPMTRGDMAYLLSRYLQRQQKQAETPIVPTILQF